Part of the Triticum urartu cultivar G1812 chromosome 2, Tu2.1, whole genome shotgun sequence genome, TCCAGGAACCAGAATTTTCCTTAGTTAACTTCCAGCTGCACCTGTAACTTTGTAAAGTTGTACTGAGAGGCCTATTATGTGGCATCACGCTTAAATTCATTCCGGGTCTGGAAGAAGAGTAAATTATGGAAGTAAAATACCATGAGAAATCTGAGTGCATGCCCATCTACTTGCTACCAGGCTTGGTTGACTCTTGACAGAAAGAAGGCATTCAAGAGTTGCCTGAGTTATGATTTGATAAAAGGAGATAATGTAGGGAAATGATGTTGGCATCAGATAATGTAATCATCCTCCAGTTGAAGTATTCTACGACTGGACCAACTGAACCACAAGTATGGAATCAAAATAAACAACACATATGCAGACAGAGAGTGGTTTCCATTTCTTTATTTAGACGTTTTCTAAAACTGATCAGCAGGTGCATCCCCTTTGGCCGTGCTGGATCCTTATTAGCTTATGTCATCACGATATACAGGAGAGCGAATACTAAATATAGGCCTTTTGGCCCTTTTCAATCAAAATCAGGACTAGGTACTACTGATACATCATGGAGTGTTTatcccccccccacccccccccccacccccctaCCTTGTTGTATTGTTCTGTGTTTTATTCGATGTCGTATGGCGGTGCAGTTGCTTCTTATTGTATGTCATGTTTGGTGATGGAAGAAGTTGACTCATTCTGCAAAAGGAAAACCACAAACCAATATAGAACGTTTTGACTTATCACAGGGCTAGCTGGAGTCCAGTACCTACCAACTCCTTGTTTTAAGCTTAACGTTAGTGCTAACTCGTTTCCCTGCCACGTTGCCTTGGGTCTTCAACTTGAATTAGTATATTCATATCCTGATGCTGATATGATATGATATGTCTTCCACTCTGCACTAGCAGTTCTATGTTTTTTTTATACTCTAGAAAGCAGTTCTATTTTTCTGGGGCACATTGTTGACTGTTCAACTTTTGTACTAACTGCAAATTCTACTAGACCAGAGAATATAGTACTAGTATTTTGGTAGATCGTATTCTGTATTATTTTTATTTTAACTAATAACAGGACAGCTGGTGGCTGAAAGGGTTATTTCCCTTGAAAATTATATAAGTGGAGTTGATAAGAGGCCCGCCTCAAACTCTCAAAGCACCTGCTTGTTTGGCGCCACCTCTCATCTGTTTGTCGTTTGCTTACTCCTGCGGATTCATCATATTCCAGTAAGTTCCAGGTCTCATAAAAACCTCTGCTAGCTAGAATCAAATCAACTCTTTTCTTGGCGACCTTTTTGTGATTTCTTGTACATCAAGAGGGGAGCGTTCTTCTTGGTGAAGCCTCCCCCTCTTTTTTTTTCTCCATTCCTTTGTCTTTAGGGGACATGCCAATTAACTGTAAGAAGTACGAACTTGGTTAGCTTCCATATCTCATGACCCACATGTTTAGATATGTACTAGTTAGAGAGCATAAGCGGATCATCTATTTTCCCAACGGACATTTCTTCACTCTTATATTTCTCCTACGTTTCTCGAAGTAATTATTCATGATTTCTGAACCAAAAACCTGCAGCAGACTCTCAAGTGGGAAACCTCATGTTCTTGTGTTCAGGTCTTTACAAGCTGCCATCAAGATGTTGCCGCTTGAACATAAGCCCGGGCACTGAGTTTTTTGGATGGCAGTGACCTGCAGGACCTCCAAGATATCTGCCTTCCGTGGTTGCAATTCTTGTGGGTCCTACTTTTAATCTTGCAAGTGCTTCAAAGGGAAGGCCTGCACTGCAAGGGAGTAGTGAGGGAGGCAGAGTTATGGGAGTTGTGCTTCTAGATTTCTCTCACAAATTGATCAAACGACGAGCTTGTCTACGGTGGAAGCAAGCAGGCCGCGCATCTTACCGTTGCAGCTAGTATTTTCTGGCAGCTTGCTCCCAGTCTGCAACTTCTCTTTGCTGTGTTTGTTGCATGAGGTTTGAGCTGTGAGCACATGGGGTTGAACACAGAATCGTTGCGAGGCTTGTGTTCTGATCGTCTATGGAAGTATGCAGTATTTTGGTCAATCAAAAGCGAGAAGCATGGGTAAGTCCTACTGTTTGTTCTCTTGATTTTTTGCTTATCTGTAGGACAGTAGTACTGAACCAACTTGGTGCGTCAAATGTAACAGGACTAAAAACATTCTTATCATATAAAGTATATACCATCTAAAATTTTGCAACTGTTAGTCTTATTTGTCGTTAATCACTATCACTCTTTCAGTTGCATAATTTGTAAATTAACTTTCAGCATCTTGACTTGGGAGGATGGCTACGTCGACAAGATGACCAAAAACACGAGAGATCATTACGGGGGCTCAGCTGATGGTGACAACCAGATAATAACACCTACTTCTAACGATGGCCAATATCAAAGCTATCCATTTTGCCCCATCGAGGCAGCATTACTGCGCATGTCTAGTCATTCGTATTCTCTTGGAGAAGAGTAAGCATGATTGCGCGTTGTTCAACTTCTTATAATCAACGTCACATAAACTGTTTGATTCTCTAATGATTTTAACTTCAACAGAATTATTGGTAAAGTGGCCATTATGGGACAACATTGCTGGATTTCTTCCAGTGATCTTCGTTCAACTTTGGTGTACAAGGTGAGCTAAATTTACGCTTTTCGTTCCACACCACAACTCTCTGGAACTTGCATAGCACTTTAAGTGATTTCACAAACTTTACTTTTTTCAGTATCACGAAGACTGGCAATTTCAGTTTGCAGCAGGAATCAAAGTAAGACCCACTTATTTTCACTTCAGTTGTCCTCTCCAACAATGTATGTCTGTGTTCAACCAGCAAACGCAGACTTGCATGGCTAACGTGGCAATTCTTATTTCTTATTTGTAGACAGTTCTACTTGTACCAGTTATTCCTTATGGGGTTCTTCACCTGGGATCTTTATGTATGGTATGTTCAGTCGTTATTATTGTACCCACATGTTTCCTAAATGCATTAGTGCATTTATCATATTTAAGAGAATCAACATGATTTAGAGACTTTTGCGGGTTCCAGTTCCAGTTCCATTTCTAGATTGAAACCAAGCTGGTTCTGTACCTCCCCAGCAGCATTGTTTAGGGAACTCACACTATTGCTGCATAATCAGCATATTGTGTGCAAAAACAACATCAATTGCTCAGACTTGATGTGCAACAATCTTCACATAGAATATATTGAGGCTCTTCCTTCACAAGGTCTCTGTCTCTTACTTGTGACTAATCAGTGTAAAAAATTCTCAAGCCTCAGGTTTTGGAAAGTTCAGCACTGGCGACACACATGAAGGACCTGTTCTATAAGATTTACAATCCCTCAATTCCTCATAATCCTTCAGCCACAGGGTTCTGCTACTCAAATTCTTTGAAAAGACCTACTGCAGATGTATCGTTGGATCCCGCAGATGTTCTGGCCCATGACTTATTTGATGTGATCAACAATTCTGCTCAGCTATTTACCATTGAACACCTTAGTCTACCACATCCGTTCACTCCGTCCGAGTTTCCAATGTTAGAAGATGTCATTACAGGAGCGTACGATATTGGTCTAACAACTTGCTCAGATGAGAGTGATCTGTGGACCAATGTTCATGAAGCACCATCTGAACTCACTCACTGCAAGACACTGGTCGACCCGGAGATGAAAAACCTCTCATTTATGGATAAGTTGATCAATTCCAACAGCAAACTGAGTTGCACATCAGTAATTAACATACAAGATGCGGATTATAATAATATTGATGATTTTATTCTGGCATATATGGCACAAGAATATCAGGAGCACACATGTGGCAGCACTTTAGTTTTAAATGATGATGTTGTAACTTCAGATTCTTCAATTCACTCAAAGATGCACAAAGATCTTGAGGCAATTCCCAGGGAAGATATTGAGAGCTTCATGTGGCATGGTAGATTGAAACAACAAGAGTCTACAAGCCACTCTCTCCTTCAAGCGAATGGAAATAAAGCATATTCTTACTCACACCTCGAGACCAATGATTATGCTGAATTCTTAGTGGATGCTATAACCAACCAGGTTGGTAATATCCCAAACAGTTGCTCGTATCACTCGACTGATTCTTCGACTTCAAGTGAAACACAAATACAGAGAGAAGATCATGCACTGAGGTTGGATTCTTCGACTTCATGCGG contains:
- the LOC125537607 gene encoding transcription factor EMB1444-like isoform X1; this translates as MGLNTESLRGLCSDRLWKYAVFWSIKSEKHGILTWEDGYVDKMTKNTRDHYGGSADGDNQIITPTSNDGQYQSYPFCPIEAALLRMSSHSYSLGEEIIGKVAIMGQHCWISSSDLRSTLVYKYHEDWQFQFAAGIKTVLLVPVIPYGVLHLGSLCMPQVLESSALATHMKDLFYKIYNPSIPHNPSATGFCYSNSLKRPTADVSLDPADVLAHDLFDVINNSAQLFTIEHLSLPHPFTPSEFPMLEDVITGAYDIGLTTCSDESDLWTNVHEAPSELTHCKTLVDPEMKNLSFMDKLINSNSKLSCTSVINIQDADYNNIDDFILAYMAQEYQEHTCGSTLVLNDDVVTSDSSIHSKMHKDLEAIPREDIESFMWHGRLKQQESTSHSLLQANGNKAYSYSHLETNDYAEFLVDAITNQVGNIPNSCSYHSTDSSTSSETQIQREDHALRLDSSTSCGTQIQREDHALRLEESAIPDPFGGREFSLTSVEEGFMTSKMTVSLPKGINRTMTEECVVHTIQDMHREISVEIKHEGGKKELHRPRPRDRQLIQDRMKELRELIPNASKCSIDALLDKTITQMLFLQSVSEKAEKQLQNKTRNEKFGNKAKKKLENCPLRVEELEEPGHLLIEILCKEYDVFFETAHLFKGLEVSILKGELEHRSGQLWACFVVEASKCTNQMQILCPLMHLLQRR
- the LOC125537607 gene encoding transcription factor EMB1444-like isoform X3 — translated: MGLNTESLRGLCSDRLWKYAVFWSIKSEKHGILTWEDGYVDKMTKNTRDHYGGSADGDNQIITPTSNDGQYQSYPFCPIEAALLRMSSHSYSLGEEIIGKVAIMGQHCWISSSDLRSTLVYKYHEDWQFQFAAGIKTVLLVPVIPYGVLHLGSLCMVLESSALATHMKDLFYKIYNPSIPHNPSATGFCYSNSLKRPTADVSLDPADVLAHDLFDVINNSAQLFTIEHLSLPHPFTPSEFPMLEDVITGAYDIGLTTCSDESDLWTNVHEAPSELTHCKTLVDPEMKNLSFMDKLINSNSKLSCTSVINIQDADYNNIDDFILAYMAQEYQEHTCGSTLVLNDDVVTSDSSIHSKMHKDLEAIPREDIESFMWHGRLKQQESTSHSLLQANGNKAYSYSHLETNDYAEFLVDAITNQVGNIPNSCSYHSTDSSTSSETQIQREDHALRLDSSTSCGTQIQREDHALRLEESAIPDPFGGREFSLTSVEEGFMTSKMTVSLPKGINRTMTEECVVHTIQDMHREISVEIKHEGGKKELHRPRPRDRQLIQDRMKELRELIPNASKCSIDALLDKTITQMLFLQSVSEKAEKQLQNKTRNEKFGNKAKKKLENCPLRVEELEEPGHLLIEILCKEYDVFFETAHLFKGLEVSILKGELEHRSGQLWACFVVEASKCTNQMQILCPLMHLLQRR
- the LOC125537607 gene encoding transcription factor EMB1444-like isoform X2, which encodes MGLNTESLRGLCSDRLWKYAVFWSIKSEKHGILTWEDGYVDKMTKNTRDHYGGSADGDNQIITPTSNDGQYQSYPFCPIEAALLRMSSHSYSLGEEIIGKVAIMGQHCWISSSDLRSTLVYKYHEDWQFQFAAGIKTVLLVPVIPYGVLHLGSLCMPQVLESSALATHMKDLFYKIYNPSIPHNPSATGFCYSNSLKRPTADVSLDPADVLAHDLFDVINNSAQLFTIEHLSLPHPFTPSEFPMLEDVITGAYDIGLTTCSDESDLWTNVHEAPSELTHCKTLVDPEMKNLSFMDKLINSNSKLSCTSVINIQDADYNNIDDFILAYMAQEYQEHTCGSTLVLNDDVVTSDSSIHSKMHKDLEAIPREDIESFMWHGRLKQQESTSHSLLQANGNKAYSYSHLETNDYAEFLVDAITNQVGNIPNSCSYHSTDSSTSSETQIQREDHALRLDSSTSCGTQIQREDHALRLEESAIPDPFGGREFSLTSVEEGFMTSKMTVSLPKGINRTMTEECVVHTIQDMHREISVEIKHEGGKKELHRPRPRDRQLIQDRMKELRELIPNASKCSIDALLDKTITQMLFLQSVSEKAEKLQNKTRNEKFGNKAKKKLENCPLRVEELEEPGHLLIEILCKEYDVFFETAHLFKGLEVSILKGELEHRSGQLWACFVVEASKCTNQMQILCPLMHLLQRR